The Denticeps clupeoides chromosome 16, fDenClu1.1, whole genome shotgun sequence DNA segment acaaaactaagagccccgataaggccgaacttgtcagaaaaaaaaaacgtgctcggaaaagtgctagatgaagaTTCTTTTTGTTGCGcagtgtacgtgtgtgtgtgttagattcgtctgaaatactttttgaacaagtacgttttcaactgcttcttaaaggtgatagtagtctcggctagtcgaatggagcaggacaagttgtcccaccagccagggacaaccaAGGAGGACTCATCCAGATTTTAATCTCCGCTCCCGCGTGTTTGTAATTTGTTCTTGTCCTGAGCGGCATCAGTTCATTAATAAATGTCTTCCTCCAGTCCTGACGTGAACTACGAGGAGTTGGCCAGGTGCACGGACGACTTCAACGGCGCCCAGTGCAAAGCCGTGTGCGTGGAAGCGGTAAGTCTCCTCGCGGGCAGCCGAGCTCTCCCTCGGTCCCGTCGCCCGGCCTGGTTTCACCGCAGCTGCCTGTGGTCTCTCGTTCAGGGCATGATCGCGCTCCGCCGCGGCGCCACCGAGCTGAACCACGAGGACTACATGGAGGGCATCCTGGAGGTGCAGGCCAAAAAGAAGGCCAACCTGCAGTACTACGCCTGAGGCCGAGgcgcttgtgtttttgtgtgtgtgtgtgtgtgtgtgtgtgggggtcaAGCAGCACGTCTCCATCGGTGGTCCATGGGAAAACAGAAACTGGGCCGTTGTGTAGCAGCTGACCTTGTGTGGTGGATGAAATGGGGCTCCGAATCAGCGTTTGGTGGGTCCTGCCGGAGGCTGCCGTGTTGGCGTACATGTCACGGTTCCTGTATCTTATGGTTcatatatgaataataaaaaaaaaaacacatttacatattcaaTTGGTAATAAGTCTTCTGTGTTCATTTGTCACCTGCACTGACGGTAGAAGACATGAATGtcagggttcctacggtcatttaaaaacctggtaaattttttttcaggttttggaatacaaaatgaacattaaaaagtCGATCCGATTTACATGAATATCTATATGAAGTACATCGCTGCCGTAAGACTGCGTGCGACCTGGTGAGCCTCCTTTTACTTAACTTACACAACGGGGTTGTCACAAATTTAGCTTAACAGTATTTTGGTAGATTTGACAtatttggtgattttttttttttctttcaaatttgcatggaaatttcagagaacatgtggtcatgaaaatttgccttaagAGTAACTGAAACATCATAGAAATTTCTCTTTTGTAagaatgtgtaagaaccctgaaaTTTGCATATAAAACATTGTATAAGAACCTCAACGGGTTAAGATGAATTTATGAATCTGTTGCGTTTGtatgaattattataaaaaagctCCTTTTTAAAGTACAGTGTAGGGCAGTTCATTCTCTCCATCGTACCTGTGGTTCGCACACTAAACAACAAACTGGTTTTAAGTGTCAGTGaaaaatttcatttaatcaCTTTGACTTGACTAATGGGACTCTAGGACAGTCACAATCGAAATATATTACGATCTAGAACCACCAAATTGAGATCTGGAGTCGGAGGAATAGAGGAGgaacgcccttaaccagagcccCTTACAGTCagcagagacagggacagtccccccctggagacactcagggttaagtgtcttgctcgtggacacgatggtagcaagtggggtttgaacctgggaatttATGCaattctggttcaaaggcaGGCAAGtcacccaccaggccactaacCCCTGAGCTTCAAACTCACCATCTTGGAGGCGTGAGGTCACGAGGCGTCCCGCCATATTTAGATTGCATGAGTTCTTCTTTGATCCTATAGATGTTGAAGAGCAATTAAACCACAGGCTGGTCCAGAAATAAAAGGCAAATCCCCATCAGAGCAGATACGAAGGTCACAAAAAGGCAGAGTTTATTTGGATCGGTCGGTACAAGTTTTAACAAACAACTTCAGAATGGACAAGACACCGGTGATGACCCTCGGATCCAAGTTGGGACCTCTGCCTTTCAGCCTCGTGCTCGTCGTTTCGGACGATCATCGCGTGGACCCGCACCTCACGTAGCTTCACGAACACACCGCACATGCTGCGCGCAGGAGGTCCCGCGCAACACAGACGACCTCCTGGCTACATGCAGATTTTCCTCTTAAACTGAAACCGAACTGAAAAGCCAGAAATGCGGACATGGACCGGACATGTTGGGGCTCAGACTTCCACCAGAGGAACCACCTGCATGTGTTCACATCATATCAACAGGGAGCTGGCATTACTgtgaaaataattcataaaaaaaaaaaaaaattataattaaaaaaaaaaaaaaaaaaacattaagctTTTAAACCCCCGCATACAAATTATTGGACGTCCACCTCACCCGACCGTatcaatttatttctttattacaaCCATACGCTGTGCAATTGGCCTcgactgtttaaaaaaatcttttctgaTCGATGATGTACGTCTTCCCTGCCGGAAGCTTCCGGAAGAATAAACTGTTGCCCCGGCTCATGTTTCCCTGGGAGGAGAAAAACACAGGAGAGGAATGAGGAGAAGAGGGtgagcagaggaagagagaggcggTGAGCTGCCTGGCGAACTGACCTCTCGGCTCAGGTGTCTCCAACAGTCCACCCAGGTGGGATAGGCGGGAGCGTACGGCGGGAGACCGCCGGCAAGCCTGGAAAGACGGACACGCGTCACTTGCTCGTCGGAGGCGACGGACCCGACTCACCTGATCTTCTTAAAAAGGTGGAAGAGGTCTGATTTTCCGGACGAATCCCACTTACCCGCAGTCATTAACAGCCATCAGGTTGGAGACCAAGACGAACGGGTACGTCAGCATGCTGGCGAAGAACTAGACGGAAAAAGAATCACGTGACCGCGTCAGTGCGCCGAAAAGGCTGCTGGacgttaaaaataaaaccaactcACCCCGGTCAGAGCCTGCGAACAGTTCTTAATTTCCCCCGTATGGCTCATCTGCAGGACAATTACACGGATGAATGATAATCCGCGCCGTtttcatacataaaaaaaaaaaaaaacccccgcGCGTTGTTCCGCACTTACGGAGTCGTCTATCGCGTACGTGTTGATGAAATGAGCGAGCATGTTGCAGATCCAGAGCGAGAGCACGTCGCCCAGCAGGCGCGGGATCAGGCCGCTGGTTAACGGAAATGCCGAGTAAATCACCCTCTTTTTACCGCAATGTTACTGTACTACAAAAGAAACGTGGAGCTACATACGCGAAGAATCCCAGGATTCCTTCTTCTTTGTAGATTGTGACAACGGAGTCAAACACGCCACTAGACACCGATTAACATGAACAGAAGGATAAACAGGGAAATTCATCTTACATGAGCAAAATGGTAACGTTTCTAAAGAAAAACCAACTTTTCTCAGATATACGTACCAGTATTTGGTTTCTCTACCAATAAACTGGACCATGCACCGAAGGGTGATCActggagagggggaggagggaacagaaacatgacatttacatttacggcgtttaccagacgcccttatccagagcgacttacaatcagtagttacagggacagtccccccctggagacactcagggttaagtgtcctgctcagggacacgatggtagtaagtggggtttgaacctgggtcttctggttcacaggcgagtgtgttacttactaggctactaccagccttacaaagtgaagtgattgtcacatgtgatacacagcagcacagcacacagtaacgCGTaacctctgtatttaacaatcacccttggtgagcagtgggcaccatgacaggcgcccggggagcagtgtgtggggacggtgctttgctcagtggcacctcggcggatcgggatttgaaccagcaaccttctgattacggggccgcttccttaaccgctaggccaccgctgccccgtaCAACAACATACAACTTCTACAtcagaggtggaaaaaaaagtgaccgtAAAAACATGCCAGTCCCCGTACCAAACTGCCACTAACATCGTATTCACCCGACAGTGGCACTTTTTAAACGAACTTCACTCCGGCGGACATTACCATGAAAGGGGTGCGTGACGATCGTGGCGCAGGAGCGGGCGACCATCTCTCTGGTCGTCTGCGGAGAGAGGAGACACCGCGGGGTCAATAACCCCAAAACAGAAGCCGACGGAACGCGGCGCTGCGGCGATTCCACGCACCTCGTTCACGACGTGCGCCAGCGAGCCCTCTTCCTTCTGGCACGCGGACACCTGGCGGGTACGGAAAAAAAGATGGTGAAACCGGCGCGTAACCGGGATTCGGCGTTAACACGGGGACGCGGCCTTACCTCCAGCCTCCCTCGGGCCTGGCATTTCTGGGGGGAAACTACAGAATTAGGCACGCGCTCTCGTCTACTAACCACCGCCGTAAAACGCCAACGGCGTCCGGTTTTACCTCCAGCACCCTGCTGTGCACCAGGGTCCCCACGGTCCCGGCGCAGAGCCTCGGCGCGAGTCCCGCGAAGAGGCCCGCCTTGCCGTCGATCTTCACGATGTGCTTGGCTAGAGGTCGAGGAGGAGCAGAAGACACGATTATCGGGGTTCAAAATCGCGCCGCAAATCGCGACACGCGGCTCTTTACCGTAGGCGAAGACTCCCGGCAGCTGGTACACGGGTCGGCCAAACAGGTTCCTCCCTAACGTGGGGGGCAGCGGCTCGTGGCCGGCCTGAAAGAGTCACAAACAGCGGCTCGGCGGTCACGTCGAGGTTAAAGTTCACAGTCGGGCGCCTTCCAGGCCGCCGGAGTTTGACCTTTGAAGCGGG contains these protein-coding regions:
- the mtch2 gene encoding mitochondrial carrier homolog 2 isoform X2, translating into MADTCAQVLLGTGLTVLSHPILYIKVLVQAGHEPLPPTLGRNLFGRPVYQLPGVFAYAKHIVKIDGKAGLFAGLAPRLCAGTVGTLVHSRVLEKCQARGRLEVSACQKEEGSLAHVVNETTREMVARSCATIVTHPFHVITLRCMVQFIGRETKYCGVFDSVVTIYKEEGILGFFAGLIPRLLGDVLSLWICNMLAHFINTYAIDDSMSHTGEIKNCSQALTGFFASMLTYPFVLVSNLMAVNDCGLAGGLPPYAPAYPTWVDCWRHLSREGNMSRGNSLFFRKLPAGKTYIIDQKRFF
- the mtch2 gene encoding mitochondrial carrier homolog 2 isoform X1, with the protein product MRPGPSGDGTHRPVPPDPLHQGAGAGRPRAAAPHVREEPVWPTRVPAAGSLRLRQAHREDRRQGGPLRGTRAEALRRDRGDPGAQQGAGGKTGRRWRFTAVVSRRERVPNSVVSPQKCQARGRLEVSACQKEEGSLAHVVNETTREMVARSCATIVTHPFHVITLRCMVQFIGRETKYCGVFDSVVTIYKEEGILGFFAGLIPRLLGDVLSLWICNMLAHFINTYAIDDSMSHTGEIKNCSQALTGFFASMLTYPFVLVSNLMAVNDCGLAGGLPPYAPAYPTWVDCWRHLSREGNMSRGNSLFFRKLPAGKTYIIDQKRFF
- the mtch2 gene encoding mitochondrial carrier homolog 2 isoform X3; this encodes MADTCAQVLLGTGLTVLSHPILYIKVLVQAGHEPLPPTLGRNLFGRPVYQLPGVFAYAKHIVKIDGKAGLFAGLAPRLCAGTVGTLVHSRVLEVKPDAVGAGGKAEEGSLAHVVNETTREMVARSCATIVTHPFHVITLRCMVQFIGRETKYCGVFDSVVTIYKEEGILGFFAGLIPRLLGDVLSLWICNMLAHFINTYAIDDSMSHTGEIKNCSQALTGFFASMLTYPFVLVSNLMAVNDCGLAGGLPPYAPAYPTWVDCWRHLSREGNMSRGNSLFFRKLPAGKTYIIDQKRFF